A genome region from Chengkuizengella sp. SCS-71B includes the following:
- a CDS encoding CCA tRNA nucleotidyltransferase, which produces MNDLILMEHEASEVIRELKKHGYEAYYVGGYVRDKFLKRTIKDIDITTSAYPSIVMDLFSHTIPTGLQHGTVTVVMEQFHFEVTTYRTENEYVDHRRPKEVQFVNKLIDDLERRDFTMNAMAIDIHGKIIDPFGGKKDLNSKILRCVGDPLLRFSEDALRMMRAIRFAAEYDLQVEQNTWNAILLHREAIKHIAMERIYAELDRVMEGSNTKKGIQLLIDSELMNNTKENLHIQKSNWSAFSGHNVLNSFQSIHEGTIKWILLLLMLKIETNQIKPLLKKLKFPNQKIMKIYAVKQVINWLNEQTYSEKSWKEAVIIYGMDALKDLRTLLNALDHSYLSWLLLKMNEEELEIIQQKGMDWIEEIPIKHLRELEISGNDIVNLKQKSGPWIRIVLNQLLTEVALNELENKQKDLINRAAQIVRGMNEYE; this is translated from the coding sequence ATGAATGATCTGATATTAATGGAACATGAAGCTTCTGAAGTGATTCGAGAATTAAAAAAACATGGTTATGAAGCCTATTATGTTGGTGGATATGTCAGAGATAAATTCTTAAAAAGAACTATCAAAGATATAGATATCACAACTTCTGCGTATCCATCCATCGTGATGGATCTTTTTTCTCATACAATACCTACAGGATTACAACATGGTACTGTTACAGTTGTTATGGAACAATTTCACTTTGAAGTGACAACCTATCGTACAGAAAATGAATATGTGGATCATCGTCGACCTAAAGAGGTTCAATTTGTTAATAAATTGATAGATGATTTAGAACGTCGAGATTTTACAATGAACGCAATGGCGATTGATATTCATGGGAAAATCATAGATCCTTTTGGTGGAAAAAAAGATTTGAACTCAAAAATACTAAGATGTGTGGGAGATCCTTTGCTTCGTTTCTCTGAGGATGCCCTAAGGATGATGAGAGCCATTCGTTTTGCTGCTGAATATGATCTTCAGGTTGAACAAAACACATGGAATGCAATTTTATTGCATAGAGAGGCAATTAAACATATTGCGATGGAAAGAATATATGCTGAGTTGGATAGAGTAATGGAAGGATCAAACACTAAAAAAGGGATTCAGCTTTTGATTGATAGTGAATTGATGAATAATACAAAAGAAAACTTGCACATTCAAAAATCGAATTGGTCAGCCTTTTCAGGTCATAATGTTTTAAATTCATTTCAGTCTATTCATGAAGGGACTATAAAATGGATTTTGTTACTCTTGATGTTAAAGATAGAAACAAACCAAATAAAACCGTTATTAAAAAAACTCAAATTTCCAAATCAAAAGATAATGAAAATTTATGCTGTGAAACAGGTAATAAATTGGTTAAATGAACAAACTTATTCTGAAAAATCATGGAAAGAAGCTGTCATTATTTACGGTATGGATGCGTTGAAGGATTTGCGCACCTTACTAAATGCTCTTGATCATAGTTATTTATCATGGTTGTTATTGAAAATGAATGAAGAAGAGTTAGAAATCATACAACAAAAAGGAATGGATTGGATTGAGGAAATTCCGATTAAACATTTACGAGAACTTGAGATTTCTGGAAATGATATAGTGAATTTAAAACAAAAATCTGGTCCGTGGATTCGTATCGTCTTAAATCAACTACTCACTGAGGTTGCTTTAAACGAACTTGAAAATAAACAAAAGGATTTAATAAATAGAGCTGCACAAATTGTAAGAGGAATGAATGAATATGAATGA
- the bshA gene encoding N-acetyl-alpha-D-glucosaminyl L-malate synthase BshA: MTKKLKIGITCYPSLGGSGIIATELGKLLAEKGHEVHFITHGMPFRLGKYHKNVFYHEVQVTNYHVFKYPPYDLSLANKLAQIVKMKNLDILHVHYAFPHAVCAYLAKQIVGNQLKIVTTLHGTDITILAQDESLKDLIRLGINESDAVTAVSKDLIQETQSLFSIEKPIDLTYNFVDKREYYPREVSESRKDFAQPNEKILIHISNFRPVKRILDVLDIFYKVNQKIPSKLLFVGEGPELSKVQCKAEKLGIEDRIIFLGKQDDVAQVLSLADVMLLPSEKESFGLVALEAMACGVPTIGSNAGGIPEVVTQGETGYLANIGDTNQMAEDAIKILCDPDLYDQFVNNGLERSRYYFCNNVITETYEKIYYRVLNLEPVGTHS, encoded by the coding sequence ATGACTAAAAAATTAAAAATAGGTATTACTTGTTATCCATCATTAGGTGGTTCAGGTATCATAGCTACTGAACTTGGAAAACTTCTGGCTGAAAAAGGTCATGAGGTACATTTTATTACGCATGGAATGCCTTTTCGTTTAGGTAAATATCATAAAAATGTTTTTTACCATGAAGTTCAGGTTACAAATTATCATGTTTTTAAATATCCTCCTTATGATTTATCACTTGCTAATAAATTAGCACAAATTGTGAAAATGAAAAATCTTGACATACTACACGTTCACTATGCATTTCCCCATGCTGTTTGTGCATATTTAGCAAAGCAAATTGTAGGAAATCAACTGAAAATAGTGACAACTTTGCATGGAACCGATATTACGATTCTGGCGCAGGATGAATCTTTAAAGGATTTGATCCGGTTGGGGATCAATGAAAGTGATGCAGTTACAGCGGTATCTAAAGATCTTATTCAAGAAACGCAAAGTTTATTTTCAATAGAAAAACCAATAGATCTAACGTACAATTTTGTAGACAAAAGAGAGTATTATCCTCGTGAGGTTTCGGAAAGTAGAAAAGATTTTGCACAACCAAATGAAAAAATACTAATTCACATATCAAATTTTCGACCTGTTAAACGAATTTTGGATGTTTTAGACATATTTTATAAGGTAAATCAAAAGATACCTTCTAAGTTATTATTTGTAGGAGAAGGGCCTGAGCTATCAAAAGTACAATGCAAAGCTGAAAAATTAGGCATTGAAGATCGCATTATTTTTTTAGGAAAACAGGATGATGTAGCACAGGTATTATCTTTAGCAGATGTGATGTTACTTCCATCTGAAAAAGAAAGTTTTGGCTTGGTAGCATTGGAAGCAATGGCTTGTGGTGTACCAACGATTGGTTCTAATGCTGGTGGAATCCCTGAGGTTGTTACTCAAGGAGAGACGGGGTATTTAGCCAATATTGGAGATACAAATCAAATGGCAGAAGATGCAATTAAGATATTATGTGATCCTGATTTATATGATCAGTTTGTAAATAATGGATTGGAGCGATCTAGGTATTATTTTTGTAATAACGTGATAACAGAAACATACGAAAAGATTTATTACCGTGTTTTAAATTTAGAGCCTGTTGGAACACATTCATAA
- a CDS encoding biotin--[acetyl-CoA-carboxylase] ligase, with translation MNMNEQIIRIFLDHPNQYISGEKLSEELNCSRTAIWKHIQALKKKGYIFESTPRLGYRILKTPPDPLNVNRLSSELNTQCMGLNIKYVQEVGSTQTMAAEMVKMGAKEGTVIIAEQQTDGRGRLGRKWFSPPGTGIWMSMILKPQIPLQFIHQLTLLISVAVCRVIKRFLELDAEVGIKWPNDIYINGKKVCGILLESSAEDERVKHVIAGIGISVNLQQNDIPEELKEKMTSLSIEAGIECDREQLLISLFKEMEELYLLYLSEGFAPIRILWEALSICLHCPIQVHTHQGIVKGKAYGMDEMGALMIIDEEGNEHKIYSGDVSLSLV, from the coding sequence ATGAATATGAATGAACAAATCATCCGGATCTTTTTAGATCATCCGAATCAATATATCTCAGGTGAAAAACTAAGCGAAGAATTAAATTGTAGCCGAACCGCAATTTGGAAACATATACAAGCTTTAAAGAAAAAGGGTTATATATTTGAATCAACACCTCGCTTAGGTTATAGAATTTTAAAAACACCTCCTGACCCCTTAAATGTAAATAGGCTTAGTTCAGAGTTAAATACTCAATGTATGGGATTGAATATTAAATACGTGCAAGAAGTTGGATCCACTCAAACGATGGCAGCTGAAATGGTGAAAATGGGTGCAAAGGAAGGTACGGTTATTATTGCAGAACAACAAACTGACGGACGAGGCAGATTAGGACGAAAATGGTTTTCTCCACCTGGTACAGGCATTTGGATGAGCATGATTTTAAAGCCACAAATCCCGCTCCAATTTATTCATCAATTAACACTCCTAATTTCAGTTGCAGTTTGTCGTGTTATTAAAAGGTTTTTAGAGTTAGATGCAGAGGTTGGAATCAAATGGCCTAATGATATTTACATAAACGGTAAAAAAGTATGTGGAATTTTACTTGAATCTAGTGCAGAAGATGAACGAGTAAAGCATGTCATAGCTGGGATTGGAATTAGTGTAAACTTACAACAGAATGACATTCCTGAAGAATTAAAAGAAAAGATGACGTCTTTAAGTATTGAGGCAGGTATTGAATGTGATAGAGAACAGCTTCTTATATCTTTATTTAAAGAAATGGAAGAGCTATATTTGTTATATTTAAGTGAAGGTTTTGCACCAATTCGTATCCTATGGGAGGCTTTATCGATTTGTTTGCATTGTCCCATCCAAGTTCATACACATCAAGGTATTGTGAAAGGGAAAGCCTATGGAATGGATGAGATGGGAGCGTTAATGATTATAGATGAAGAAGGAAATGAACATAAAATATACTCTGGCGATGTCAGTTTAAGTTTGGTATAA
- the panB gene encoding 3-methyl-2-oxobutanoate hydroxymethyltransferase, with protein sequence MEYRKILSTTAMKKMKNEKEPIAMVTAYDYPSAKLAEEAEADIIFVGDSLGMVVLGYDSTIPVTMADMIHHTKAVARAAKNSFVLTDMPFLSYHGSIEHTLKNAARIMQEGFAKAVKMEGGIEISDSMSSCVKAGIPVMGHIGLTPQAVNQLGGYKVQGRQPEQAKKLIEDAKALEQAGAFAIVLEMVPEELASYITETISIPTIGIGAGRGCDGQVLVFHDLLQYASPVQPKFVKAYANVGSEIKNGIRKFVQETKNHTFPSENHVFHMDSDVLKDILDI encoded by the coding sequence GTGGAATATCGGAAAATATTAAGCACAACTGCAATGAAAAAGATGAAAAATGAAAAGGAACCAATCGCTATGGTAACTGCTTATGACTATCCTTCTGCTAAACTTGCAGAAGAAGCAGAAGCGGATATCATTTTTGTTGGAGATTCATTAGGCATGGTGGTTTTAGGGTATGACTCCACAATTCCTGTTACTATGGCTGATATGATCCATCACACGAAAGCGGTTGCACGTGCTGCCAAAAACAGCTTTGTTTTAACGGATATGCCCTTTTTAAGTTATCATGGAAGTATTGAACATACATTAAAAAATGCTGCAAGGATTATGCAAGAGGGGTTTGCAAAAGCTGTAAAAATGGAAGGTGGAATTGAAATAAGTGATTCCATGTCTTCTTGTGTGAAAGCGGGAATACCGGTCATGGGACACATAGGTTTAACACCACAAGCTGTAAATCAATTAGGTGGTTATAAAGTTCAAGGAAGACAACCTGAACAAGCAAAGAAATTAATTGAAGACGCCAAGGCTTTAGAACAAGCTGGTGCTTTTGCAATTGTCTTAGAAATGGTTCCAGAAGAACTCGCTTCATATATTACAGAAACGATTTCCATCCCCACAATTGGCATTGGAGCAGGGAGAGGTTGTGACGGTCAAGTTTTAGTCTTTCATGATTTATTACAATACGCTTCACCAGTACAGCCTAAATTTGTAAAGGCATATGCAAATGTTGGTTCTGAAATAAAAAATGGAATTAGGAAATTTGTTCAAGAAACGAAAAACCATACATTCCCAAGTGAAAATCATGTTTTTCATATGGATTCTGATGTGTTAAAGGATATCCTAGATATATAA